The genome window TAGAATCGGTATCTGAAAAACACAAAAATCAGACTGACGGATGGCTCGCGCAAAACCGTAAGTGGGCGGCAGATGGCCTTCGGGTTCTATTTTTTGCTTACAAAATTTTTGAAAAAGATCCTGGCAGGATAACCTCAGATGAAGAGAATGAACTTGAATTTTTGGGGATGGCAGCCATGATTGATCCGCCCCGCGAAGAAGTCATAGAAGCCATTAAAGAATGTAAATCCGCGGGTATAAAAACTGTAATGATAACCGGCGACCAGCCACTTACTGCCACAGCCATCGCCCAACGCCTGGGGATGATTGAAGAAGGATCCCAAGAGGTCAGGGCAGGCTCTGATTTAGAGAAGCTGACGGAAGAAGAATTTAAGAGTGTGACGAAACACGTTGCTGTATATGCCCGTGTGTCGCCAGAGCAGAAATTAAATATTGTAAAAGCTTTACAGAACAACGGTGAGTTTGTTGCCATGACTGGCGATGGCGTAAATGATGCACCATCCTTAAAGCAGTCAGATATCGGGATTGCAATGGGGATAACTGGCACTGACGTATCGAAGGAAGCATCTGATATGATTCTGTTGGATGATAATTTTGCCACCATTGTGAAAGCCGTTCGGGAAGGTAGGCGTATTTACGAAAATATTAAAAAGTTTATTGTTTATGTGCTTTCGTGTAACCTGGGTGAGATCCTCGTAATCTTCTTTGCCCCAATTATTGGGTTTGCTATTCCACTGCTCCCCATACACATTCTCTGGATAAATCTGGTGACGGATGGCTTGCCTGGGATTGCGCTGGTGGCAGAACCAGCCGAAAAGGACATTATGAACCGTCCGCCCCGTCCACCTAAGGAAAATTTATTTGCAGGTGGTTTAGTTCTTCGTATCGTACTCATAGGAATCATCATGACATTTGCTGCACTCTTCATTCAGTGGTGGTGCATAAATGAAAATTACGATGTAAAAACACAACAGACCGCAGTATTTACAACTTTGTGTTTTGTGCAACTAGGTAATGCACTTTCTGTGCGCTCTACATATCATTCTATATTTTCCAGAGACATATTTGCTAACCGGGGGATGTGGGGAGCAATAATCCTTACCATAATGCTTCAAATGCTGATTGTGTATGTGCCGTTTTTGGATACCGTTTTTAAAACAACACCATTAAGCTGGCATATTATGCTAATAGTGATAATTACAACTGTTGTTTGTATTATCTTAATTGAGTTGGTTAAGCTTATGAATAAGAAATAAGATCCCTACGATACCATATTGCCTGACGTCCACACCAGAGTAGGAGAGCGTTTCAAAAGCATTTAGCGACGGCATAATAGATAATTATTAAGCACTAATACTTGTCTTAGATTACAAGAATCAAAATCCTTTTACTATTATATCTCAAGAACTATGGAGCCATATGTAACGCTAACTGAAAGTTTGAATGAGTTGCGCAACCAAGGATATTCGGAGGACTTCAACCTTCGACAAAACTGCCTTGAGTGCCGTAACGGGCAGTTCAAAATATTTACCGATGACTTTAAAGTGGATAAATTCATTCGGTTTGAAGGGGACAGTAACCCCTCGGATGCAGCCGTGCTATATGCGATATCATCCGATGTTCATCAAATAAAAGGTGTGCTGGTAAACGGCTATGGTATTTACAGCGAATCAATAACGGACGAAATGCTGCGTAAGCTAGATATACGAAGCTAAACAGACAATTCGCTGTTGTCAAGCTCGGCCTGTGCAGCAGCATGTCAAAAGGCCGGATAGTCTTTTCGCTGTCATTCAATTGTAAATTCGAAATTTGCCAGCTGTTAGTTGGGTGATCCGCTCATTAAGAAATTAACGGCCATTGCCGCCATTGCCCTTGTACCTACTACCAATGCTTTTTCATCGACAAAGAATTTGGGATTATGGTTTGGGGCAGCTTTGGCAGGATCCTCACCTTCGGGCGTAACACCGAGAAAAATATACAGACCCGGCACTTCTTTGGCAAAGTAAGAAAAATCCTCCGAGGCCCCCTGCAACGACCCGGGTACCACGCCGGCTTCGGCAACGCGCTTCAGTACTGGCAGCATCTGTTTAGCCAGGGCATCATTGTTGTCTGTGACATCATACATAGGCAAAATGTCAACCTGCGCCCTCGCATAGGTTCCTTCCGCAATGTGCTCAGCAGCCTGCTTAATATCAGTATGAAGTTGCTTGCGTGCCTCAGGGTCATATGAACGGATGGTGCCAACCATTTTTACAGTGTCCGGAATCACATTCTGGCTGGACCCGCCATGGATCATCCCCACTGAAATAACGGCCGGCGACTTCGTCAGGTCAGCGCGTCGACTAACAACGGATTGTAAGCCGGCTATTACGTATGCCGAGGCTACTACCGGGTCAATTGTGTTCCATGGCATACCTCCATGGCCCTGCTGCCCGCTGACAGTAATATTCAGCACGTCGCTGCTGGCTGTGGCTGGTCCACTCTTGTAATCAATCTGTCCTGACTTGCCGGGGTGAACGTGTAGTGCGAATACTGCATCCGGTTTGTTTTTCTTAAACATGCCGTCTTCAAGCATCCGTTTGGCCCCCCAGCTTTTGCCCGTCCCTGGCTCTACAACGCTTGAGCCTTCTTCGGCAGGCTGGAATATGAACATTACTGAACCTGTTAGCTCACTTTTCATGCTTGCAAGAACTTCGGCTGCCGCCATTAGCATAGCCGTATGTGCGTCATGCCCACAGGCATGCATAAGGTATTCAGTCTTTCCGTTTATTTGGGATGTGGCTTTTGAAGCGAATGGTAATCCGGCGGGCTCCTTAACGGCCAAAGCGTCCATGTCAGCCCGCAGGGCAACCAACTTTCCCGGCTTCCCGCCTTTCAATATGCCTACGACCCCTGTGCCGCCCACTCCTGTCTGAACTTCAATTCCCAGGGTGCGAAGGTGTTCTGCAACCAGTTTTGAAGTGCGTTCTTCCTGATCTCCCAGTTCCGGATTTTGATGTATATCCCGGCGCCAGCCGATCAACTTGGACTCGATGGCCGTCGTCTTGTCGCGGATCTTGCTTTCAATTGCAGTTAGAGCTGATGAATTTGCCTTGGTCTGCTTGGGAGTTTGCCCGATGGCAGTCAGTGATACGTAAATAAGTATCAGAAGGGGGATGAGCTTAGCCAAGCTCTTGCTGTTTCCGTTTGCTGATTTGCCCATAACCGTTTGCAGCTTTACACTTAACTTGTTAAACATTGCCATAACTGTTTGACTGCCCCCCATCAATAGCAAGAATCTGCCCATTTACATAGGAACATTCGTCGCTTAAAAGAAACGCCACTACCTTCGCCACTTCTTCGGGCAGGCCAAGCCGTTTTGTAGGATTGGCCTTAGCATATTCTGATTCAGCAGCTTTCGGATCCTCAGGGTTTACCTGTTTAAAAGCTTCCGCAACCATAGGTGTCAGTATGGCTCCCGGAGCAATTGCGTTTGTATTGATGCCGTCTTTCGCATATTCAAGCGCTGCACTTTTTGTCATGCCTGACACTGCATGTTTTGTTGCTACATACGGGGTTTGATTTAAAACACCCCTTATTCCTCCGACGGATGCTACATTTACGATCCTGCCATACTTTTGGTTTTGCATGTAAGGAATAACATAGCGCATCGCGTAGTACACTCCCATAAGATTTATATCGATTACTTTTTTAAAGGTGTCTAGGTCATATTCTGTGATACTGGCTTGCTTGCCTTCAATTCCGGCATTGTTATACAGCCCATCAATACGGCCAAACTGATTAATTGTTTCATCAACGTAACCTTTTACGGCAGCTTCCTGGGAAACATCCGCCACAACAGTAATGATTTTGTTATCCGGGAAATCTCTGCTGATCTCATCCTTAGCCTCGGAAAGACTTTGCTGATTGTAGTCAACAAGTGTGAGATTAGCTCCTCTCATAGCAAGTTCCTTTGCGACTGCTAGACCAAGCCCCATTGCGGCACCCGTAATGATAATTGTCTTGTTTTCAAAATTTTTCATTTTTTTACCTTTTTAGAAGATTAAAATTGAAATTATGGTCAAATCGCTATTAAACGAAGATCTAGGTGAAGTTACTGCAGGAGTGAACTCTTAGGATCCGCTCGGAGAACCTAATTAATTTTGTAGCAGTTCTATTTAGCCATCCTGACTACTTGTTAGCAGTCCTGACTACTCGGTTTAACTGTCACACCTTTTAAAGTTTGATTAGTAATAATTGTTTCTTCTAAAGTACAATGTTGTGCCGACATTTCCGAAAGGCGCACATCATCGCATAGCATGTTTAAGTTACTGGTTTAAACCTTTCATTTCCCCGATCATTTTTGGGCAGCCTTATTTCGATCGGAAACAGAGCTCAAGTGGTCTGGTGTTGTTATTACATTTCAACTTATGCATGTATTACATCTAGTACTGTAAATTTCTTCATCCCTGCGGCCATTTTTTATTCCACAGGATCACCTTGGCAAAGGTCCCTGATCAGGACATTATGTCATCACATGAATTAGTCAAGTACGATTGAGCACTATTGCTGGCGATTATTTGCTTTTGTATTTTTACAGTTGTAAATTTACAGCTATAATTAATACAATCAAAATTTTAGACGAAATGAATAAAATAATTTTATTTCCGACAAAATTAGGCCCTTGGTTTTATTTGAAGGTTTTAACCGGTTTGACGCTTATATATACCTGTTTTTTAAGCAGAAGCAATCGTGAAAACATTGGGGTGCAATTTAATGAAGACAGGTGGTTAGGCATTTAAGCCTGTAACAGGGCAAAAAGTTTAGGTATATGCTTAGGGCTGATTACTATAATTTCCTAAATCCTTTTATAAGCCTGGCGGATGTTCTTTGCCGACGCCGGGCTTTCTTACTCTGGTCTTATAAACAATGTTCATATGAAATGGTCTTTTGTAATACGACAAAAAGTTAAAGCGGCAGTAGTACTTGCCGGTATTTTAGTAGTGATAATGCTTGCTTCTCTCAGTACGAATCAGACGATACAGGTTATGGATCAAAGTCTGGAATCTGTATTTGTTGACCGTTTACAACCAGCTGTTGATCTTGTGTTTTTGAGCGAAAACCTATATAACAGACGGCTTCTGGTGCAAGGGTATTTAACCGATTCATCCTCCATCTCGACAGGAGAACCGGTTAAAACCTCAGGTATTGACAATTCCGAGCGCAACCGTCTGATCAGTAGCTTTGAGAAGACTTCATTGACTGCTTTGGAAGCAAAAAAACTTTCCTATTTTAAAGATCGATTGAAAGCTTATGATAGGCTCGAAAATTCCGTTCTACAACTTATCAGTAGAAATCGCCATCAAGAGGCCGGACTTTTGTTTGGAGATCAGGGAGCAATTATTTTCCGGGAAGCTGTTTCAACTCTTCATTCTATTGCTCAAATACAGTCCGATGCGGGTAAAAAGACAATAAAAAGCGCCCACGGGCAAGCAGCAGGAGGGCTGATCAATATTTCTCTTTTACTTGCAGTCTGTATTGTAATAGGACTCGTTATTTTAAACCTACTTAAAAACCAAAGTCTGGTTGATCAAAAATCAGAGACGTTCCATTTAAACTAGCAGCTTGGCAGATAAGCTTTTGTATCAAAAGACGCTAGATTATTGCGTGGATTGAGATTTTTCTTACAAATGGGCGGATCATACGCAACTATGAGATTATTCTCCTTCATGACCCGGATTATCGATCAAAATCCTGGTGAAAATGAATTTCACCAGGCATTCCAAGAGGTGGCCGAAACAATTATTCCATTATTGAGGATAAGCCGCATTACCAGAAAGCTAAAATCCTGGACCGTAAGGGAGATGGGCGCATGAGCTATATGCAGGGGGCCAATATAGGAGGCTTTGTCCGGGTGGCTGATGCTATGCTTGCGCAAGGGCTTGTTTAAATAGAGAACCTGGCCACACGACCGTGCAAAGCTAATATCGACATTGCATAATAACTCTTTAACAATACAAGGGAGGATGACAGCTATGCAAGAACAGGGTGTTATCATTAAGGTATATAGGACATTCAGGCCACATGAGTATAGAAAAAGATAGCAATCCATCAGCATTTACGCCTAATGATCATCTGGCTAATGAACGGACTTACCTTGCTTGGTTAAGGACAGGGATCGGCATTATGGCCTTTGGATTTGTGGTTGTAAAGTTTTCACTGTTTGTAAAACAGCTTGGTTTCGTGCTGCAAACACAAGTTGCTACGCCTTCGCATGCATATTCAGCCATTATTGGGATTTTTTTGGTCGTCCTAGGTATGCTTGCCATTTTGTTTGCCTTTTTGCAGTACCGTAGGACTGATAAGCAACTTAAAACCGGGCGGTATAAACCAACAACTTTATTGACCACCATTCTTACCGGAGTCATTTTAGTCATCAGTATTCTATTAATTGCTTATCTACTGCTAAGCGTGTGATACCGCCTGTAATTATGCCGAAAAACAGCAAAACAGTGCGTAAAATAAAAGAGTAAAAAGTATTTTATTTTCCGAATCTTGAAGATATATTTGCACATAAACCAGATGCAGATGTTTTTTTCAAAAACGTGCGAATATGCAATAAGAGCGGTCATTTTTGTTGCCCAGAAGTCAGAAGGAGGCAGGAAAGTGGGTATTAAAGAAGTTGCGGCTGGTATTGATTCACCGGAACACTTCATTGCAAAAATTCTTCAGGAACTCAGCAAACGTGAGCTCATACAATCCAGTAAAGGTCCAAATGGCGGCTTTTATGTTGACAGCATTGCCCGGAGCAATACACTGGCCGATATTGTCAGGGCGATTGACGGGGAAAAAATATTTAAGGGCTGCGGGCTTGGGTTAAAAAGTTGCTCTGAAACAAAGCCTTGCCCACTGCACAACGATTTTAAAGAAATCAGAACAAAAATGCATCGCACGTTACAGTCTGCGACGATCGGGGAGTTTAATGAAAATTTGAACTTAGGGCTGAGCTACATTAAAGAAAGATAAAATTTTCCAGAGTAAAAGATATTCAGGTCTTAATATATATAATATGATCGCTGTTAGTAAGTATAAGATTATAAGTAGCGTATGCCTTTTGATTTATTTGGTTGCGACTCCTGTATATGCAAATAGCCTATTTGGACAAGCCGTTATGCTATCGGTAGGAATCGTTGCATTGGTGATGGCCCTAGGTGTGCTTTTCATTGCGGTCCTGATCAAAAACGTTGTTCAACATGATCTGATTAATAAAATCAACCCGGGTAGACAGGATTATTCAAGATATCTCCATAACCTGAATAGCCAACAGATCTCTTTGCTGCTCGACCGGATGGGGAAAAAGCAGCATTTAGGGGTTATTGCGCTCGCTATGCTTAGTTTGGTAAGTTTTCCTTCACACGCACAGTCGAGCCAACCAACTGCTGACTCGCTGCTGAGCCAGGGAGGTATTTTAATTACCATTGTCCTGATATCAATCCCTGTGCTGGCAGGCGCTATCTTCTTATTTATCAAGATCACCGACACATTAAACAGGTATAGAAACCAGCAGCGCGTGGCAGAGGCCGGGCGTGTGGCAGTATATCTGGGGGGTATTGAAGGTGAGGATCTTGCAGAAACACTGCAACGAAGAAAAGATGCGCTGGATTTTGTATTGAGTCATAATGAACTGTCGGGCGCATTAACGGCCAACGATCATAAAGGGCTGATCAACAATGTAGAGCATGAGGCATCACTTCCATTTGTGGCACGTAAAAGAAAGGCGCACGTTCGCCCGAAAGTAGACCCGCAACTTTCCAGGCTTGTCACCTGGTTCATCATCACTGCGACATTCTGGCTTGTTTTTGGAACGACGGTAGGGGAATATATTGGGATAAAATTTGTTGCGCCGGATGCAGACCAATTCAGCTGGCTGAGCTTTGGGCGATTGCGGCCGGTCCATACCAATGCCGTTTTCTGGGGCTGGGCATCACTGGCAATGCTGGGGTTAGGTAACTATGTCGTGCCCAGGGTCAGCAATACAAAACTATTCAGTATAAAACTCGGATGGTACACATTGATCCTGATTAATACGGCGGTGGTACTGGGCACATTGTCTTTGATGGCTGGAATCAATAATGGGGGCGGGGAGTACCGGGAGTACATATGGCCAGTCATGCTGCTTTTTGGCATTGGGCTTCTGCTAACATTGATCAATTACTTCAAGACAGTCGCCAGCCGCACTACGAAGGAGATCTATATTTCAAACTGGTACATTGTCTCTTCGGTGATTTTTGGAATTGTGATCGCGGTGGTTGCATATGTGCCTGTTTGGCAAAATGGGCTGGGTGAAACGATCATTCAAGGCTATTACATGCACCAGGGTGTTGGAATGTGGTTCATGCTGTTTACGCTCGGGATCGTTTACTACTTCCTGCCCCAGCAGCTCAATAAACCGATCTATTCGTATAGCCTTGGTATACTTGCTTTTTGGACCCAGATCCTTTTTTATACACTTATTGGTACCCATCATTTTGTTTTCAGTGCGATTCCCTGGTGGCTTCAAACGGTCGCCATCGTGGGCAGTGTGGGCATGATCATTCCGGTAGTGGCAGGTACGACCAATTTCCTGTTGACCTTCAAAGGCGCGTGGTACAAGATCACCGACAGTTATACGCTTCCGTTCTTTTTAACGGGTATCCTTTTTTACTTTACCGGTTCCTTGCAGGGAACTGCCGAAGCCTTCCGGTCTACCAATCTGCTTTGGCATTTCACTGATTTTACTGTCGCCCATTCCCATTTGACGATGTATGGCATTATCTGCTTTTTGCTCTGGGCAGGGATTTATGCACTTATGCCCCGTATTACCGGGCAGGAGCCGCCGCAGATCACGGTTGGCGCGCACTTTTGGCTGGCGTTGATCGGGCTTTTGTTTTACACGATACCGTTGATGTACGGCAGTACCATGCGCGGGTTGATGTGGATGGAAGCCAAACCTTTTATTGACTCGGTCAGCTTTATGGCGCCGTTTTGGCTCTGGCGGGCGATTGGGGGAAGCCTGATGTGGCTCTCACACCTGTTTTTTGCCTATAATCTTTACAGGATGATGGTCTCACCGGGCACAGTTGATATTAAGGAAACGGCATTTGAAAAGCTGAAATCTATTGATCACGTGTCCTGAAACCGAGCATATCTATCCCATTCAATTTGACATCATGGATTTCTTCGATAATCATAACAAACTATTTGGCGCTGCTTTCCTGCTCTTTATCGGCTTAACAGCTTTCGTGGCCGTATTGCCTGCCATTGATAATGAGCAGAACAATGCGCCGCTGCCAAGTGCAGTGCCGCTCAGTGAGGCGGCGATCAGGGGAAAGGCATTGTATGTCTCCAATGGATGCGTGGCCTGCCATACCCAGCAGGTCCGCAATGTGGACATGGATAAGGTTTGGGGCCAGCGGCCAGGGCTGGCGGCAGACTATGCTTCAAATCGCCGCACGGATTTCTGGCGTAATACCGCCACGCTGATGGGTACTGAGCGGACCGGGCCCGACCTAACCTCGATCGGAAGCCGGCAGCCCAGCCGGGAATGGAACCTGGTGCATTTATACAACCCGCGTATTGTGATCAAGCAGTCCATTATGCCGGCATATCCCTGGCTGTTCGAAAGTAAATCCGAGCCGGCAAAAGAGGATGTGGTTGTAAATGTTCCTGATGCGTTTCAAAGACAAGGGATGACTCTGGTAGCAACTCAGGATGCGCTGGACCTGGTCGCTTATTTACAATCATTGAAACAGGCCGAGCTCCCTGGCGCAACGGGCGCCCCTGCATTTTTATATGCAAAAGATGAACAGAAAACAGAAAGTACGGACCAGTCAATGCAAGCCAATTCTGAAACTTCCGAAAATGGCCAGATGCTTTACGCCACCCATTGTCAGGCATGCCACCAGGAAAACGGAGAAGGTTTGAAAGGCGCTTTTCCACCTTTGAAAGGTAGTACGGTTGTGCTCGATAAAGATCCATCATTAATTGTAAACATCGTGATGCGGGGCTATGACGCCCGCCAGGAATATGGGGCAATGCCCGCTGTGGGAGCGAATGCAGATTTAAGTCCGGAGCAAATAGCCGCCATTATAAACCACGAGCGCAGCAGTTGGGGCAACAATGCGCCCAACGTAACGGTGCAACAAGTAGAGCAGATTGTGCAGAAAATCAAGGAAATGCCTGTGCAATAGATGCTATGGCGGCATTTTTCAAATTTTAGAGAATTCAGATTTGATATGAAAAAAGCCTTTTTGTTAGCCGTGTTTGTCTTGATGGGCTTTTTTGCTGCGGCGTGCCCGGTATGTGACCAGCGTCAGCCAAAGCTATTACAAGGTATCGCGCATGGGGCCGGCCCGGAGAGCAACTGGGACTATCTGATCGTGTCGGTTGCTGCCATCATTGTGATACTGACGCTCTTCTTCTCGGCAAAGATGTTGATCAAACCCGGCGAAAAGTCAGACAACCATATCAAAAGGCTTATTATAAACATTTAGTGTTATGGAAGATAAAAGCACAGTTTTTCTTTTCCTGGATCAGGACCAAACGCCCATCGCTGAGTTTCTCTCCCCTGTGAATTTTGAGCTGGATACCCGTAAAATGGTGGATGGCAAGCATGAGTTGAAAATTATCAGTAAAGACCCGACGGGCAAAGAAGGTATCCGGATCATTCCTTTTGAGGTAAAGAACGGGCCTGCCATTGCCGTTGAAGGTATCGCCGAGAATGCAGTGGTGGATGGGATAGTCCCATTAATGATCAATGCATATGGAAAAGGGGACCAAAAGCGGTTTCTGATTACCGGAAGTGAAACACCCCAGAGCATTCCGGCCTGGATCTGGATCCTGCTCATCGGCTTTTTAGGGTGGTCGATCTATTACCTTATCCGATACATTAACTTGGTAACTATTTGAAATGAAAACAAAACAAGAGATACTCGACATTGACGATATCAAGCTTTTGGTAGATTCTTTTTACGCAAAGGTCAGGGCGGATGCATTATTATCACCCGTTTTTAACGAGCGGATCAGCGATAACTGGCCGCAGCATATGGAAAAAATGTACAAGTTCTGGCAGACAGTGCTTTTAAAGGAGCATACTTATTATGGAAGCCCGTTTACACCGCATGCGATATTACAGGTTGACCACACTCATTTTGAAAAATGGATGGATTTATTTGTCGGGACCATTGATGAACTGTTTATCGGCGAGAAAGCCCAGGAAGCAAAGTTCAGGGCGGAGAAAATGGCGGAAATGTTTGAATATAAAATCAAGTACTACCAAAGCTATCCATCCCGTGTGATTTTATGAGATCCGGTCAAATCAAGACCGTGCCTATGATGCAGGACCATGAAAACGAATGCAAGCGCATGCGAAAAATCGCAGCATTGAGTGGCAATTACACACCGGGCCCTGATGCTTGCACTGCCAATAAAGCTTTGTTTTTTGTGCTTGAAGAATTTGAGAGTGATCGGCACAAGCATATACATCTTGAAAAGGAATTGCAGGCGGATGATTAGCAGAACCTAACATTTAATCAGAATATGAGGTCTGATAGTATGGAAACGACTGAGCGAGATCTTATAATAAACGTAAAGCGGATATATGAACCGGCCAGCAAAAAGGATGGCTTT of Dyadobacter chenhuakuii contains these proteins:
- a CDS encoding phosphoribosylpyrophosphate synthetase; the encoded protein is MEPYVTLTESLNELRNQGYSEDFNLRQNCLECRNGQFKIFTDDFKVDKFIRFEGDSNPSDAAVLYAISSDVHQIKGVLVNGYGIYSESITDEMLRKLDIRS
- a CDS encoding cbb3-type cytochrome c oxidase subunit II produces the protein MDFFDNHNKLFGAAFLLFIGLTAFVAVLPAIDNEQNNAPLPSAVPLSEAAIRGKALYVSNGCVACHTQQVRNVDMDKVWGQRPGLAADYASNRRTDFWRNTATLMGTERTGPDLTSIGSRQPSREWNLVHLYNPRIVIKQSIMPAYPWLFESKSEPAKEDVVVNVPDAFQRQGMTLVATQDALDLVAYLQSLKQAELPGATGAPAFLYAKDEQKTESTDQSMQANSETSENGQMLYATHCQACHQENGEGLKGAFPPLKGSTVVLDKDPSLIVNIVMRGYDARQEYGAMPAVGANADLSPEQIAAIINHERSSWGNNAPNVTVQQVEQIVQKIKEMPVQ
- a CDS encoding amidohydrolase gives rise to the protein MFNKLSVKLQTVMGKSANGNSKSLAKLIPLLILIYVSLTAIGQTPKQTKANSSALTAIESKIRDKTTAIESKLIGWRRDIHQNPELGDQEERTSKLVAEHLRTLGIEVQTGVGGTGVVGILKGGKPGKLVALRADMDALAVKEPAGLPFASKATSQINGKTEYLMHACGHDAHTAMLMAAAEVLASMKSELTGSVMFIFQPAEEGSSVVEPGTGKSWGAKRMLEDGMFKKNKPDAVFALHVHPGKSGQIDYKSGPATASSDVLNITVSGQQGHGGMPWNTIDPVVASAYVIAGLQSVVSRRADLTKSPAVISVGMIHGGSSQNVIPDTVKMVGTIRSYDPEARKQLHTDIKQAAEHIAEGTYARAQVDILPMYDVTDNNDALAKQMLPVLKRVAEAGVVPGSLQGASEDFSYFAKEVPGLYIFLGVTPEGEDPAKAAPNHNPKFFVDEKALVVGTRAMAAMAVNFLMSGSPN
- a CDS encoding glucose 1-dehydrogenase: MKNFENKTIIITGAAMGLGLAVAKELAMRGANLTLVDYNQQSLSEAKDEISRDFPDNKIITVVADVSQEAAVKGYVDETINQFGRIDGLYNNAGIEGKQASITEYDLDTFKKVIDINLMGVYYAMRYVIPYMQNQKYGRIVNVASVGGIRGVLNQTPYVATKHAVSGMTKSAALEYAKDGINTNAIAPGAILTPMVAEAFKQVNPEDPKAAESEYAKANPTKRLGLPEEVAKVVAFLLSDECSYVNGQILAIDGGQSNSYGNV
- a CDS encoding cytochrome C; translation: MEDKSTVFLFLDQDQTPIAEFLSPVNFELDTRKMVDGKHELKIISKDPTGKEGIRIIPFEVKNGPAIAVEGIAENAVVDGIVPLMINAYGKGDQKRFLITGSETPQSIPAWIWILLIGFLGWSIYYLIRYINLVTI
- a CDS encoding MCP four helix bundle domain-containing protein, with translation MKWSFVIRQKVKAAVVLAGILVVIMLASLSTNQTIQVMDQSLESVFVDRLQPAVDLVFLSENLYNRRLLVQGYLTDSSSISTGEPVKTSGIDNSERNRLISSFEKTSLTALEAKKLSYFKDRLKAYDRLENSVLQLISRNRHQEAGLLFGDQGAIIFREAVSTLHSIAQIQSDAGKKTIKSAHGQAAGGLINISLLLAVCIVIGLVILNLLKNQSLVDQKSETFHLN
- a CDS encoding YidH family protein, which codes for MSIEKDSNPSAFTPNDHLANERTYLAWLRTGIGIMAFGFVVVKFSLFVKQLGFVLQTQVATPSHAYSAIIGIFLVVLGMLAILFAFLQYRRTDKQLKTGRYKPTTLLTTILTGVILVISILLIAYLLLSV
- a CDS encoding group III truncated hemoglobin is translated as MKTKQEILDIDDIKLLVDSFYAKVRADALLSPVFNERISDNWPQHMEKMYKFWQTVLLKEHTYYGSPFTPHAILQVDHTHFEKWMDLFVGTIDELFIGEKAQEAKFRAEKMAEMFEYKIKYYQSYPSRVIL
- a CDS encoding cbb3-type cytochrome c oxidase subunit I → MLSVGIVALVMALGVLFIAVLIKNVVQHDLINKINPGRQDYSRYLHNLNSQQISLLLDRMGKKQHLGVIALAMLSLVSFPSHAQSSQPTADSLLSQGGILITIVLISIPVLAGAIFLFIKITDTLNRYRNQQRVAEAGRVAVYLGGIEGEDLAETLQRRKDALDFVLSHNELSGALTANDHKGLINNVEHEASLPFVARKRKAHVRPKVDPQLSRLVTWFIITATFWLVFGTTVGEYIGIKFVAPDADQFSWLSFGRLRPVHTNAVFWGWASLAMLGLGNYVVPRVSNTKLFSIKLGWYTLILINTAVVLGTLSLMAGINNGGGEYREYIWPVMLLFGIGLLLTLINYFKTVASRTTKEIYISNWYIVSSVIFGIVIAVVAYVPVWQNGLGETIIQGYYMHQGVGMWFMLFTLGIVYYFLPQQLNKPIYSYSLGILAFWTQILFYTLIGTHHFVFSAIPWWLQTVAIVGSVGMIIPVVAGTTNFLLTFKGAWYKITDSYTLPFFLTGILFYFTGSLQGTAEAFRSTNLLWHFTDFTVAHSHLTMYGIICFLLWAGIYALMPRITGQEPPQITVGAHFWLALIGLLFYTIPLMYGSTMRGLMWMEAKPFIDSVSFMAPFWLWRAIGGSLMWLSHLFFAYNLYRMMVSPGTVDIKETAFEKLKSIDHVS
- a CDS encoding RrF2 family transcriptional regulator, producing MFFSKTCEYAIRAVIFVAQKSEGGRKVGIKEVAAGIDSPEHFIAKILQELSKRELIQSSKGPNGGFYVDSIARSNTLADIVRAIDGEKIFKGCGLGLKSCSETKPCPLHNDFKEIRTKMHRTLQSATIGEFNENLNLGLSYIKER